The following proteins are co-located in the Labrys monachus genome:
- the infB gene encoding translation initiation factor IF-2: MVLRTLSNEEMDARTRVLAEARVREAEDRKRAAEEAVRRAAEEARREEERLAAEVRKREEDERHRREEETRRRAEAEARRHLGEATPASRDAAAARPAGERRDGPSDRFGDRRPPREGGTGPGTSFADRRPREGGAAPFGDRRPAREGGTGPGTSFADRRPREGGAAPFGDRRPVREGGTGPSTGFADRRPREGGAAPFGDRRPSGTGFGANRGGFAAPAEPAITPPAGRNVGGPSRARAVTGDDDENRGVRRGPGAAGRGGAAAPKREATPRAGEAKVRGRLTVTSATGGDDERTRSVASFRRRTQRMTGHRPVEAKEKIMREVVIPEAITIQELANRMSERAVDVIRLLMRQGEMKKINDVIDADTAQLIVEELGHTAKRVSEADVEEGLFAAADIDDHLEPRPPVVTIMGHVDHGKTSLLDAIRSANVVSGEAGGITQHIGAYQVTSPLGGKITFIDTPGHAAFTAMRARGAKVTDIVVLVVAADDGVMPQTVEAINHAAAAKVPMIVAINKIDKPDARPERVRTELLQHNVQVESMGGETLEVEVSAKQHLNLDKLLEAIQLQAELLNLQANPDRPAEGTVIEAKLDRGRGPVATVLVQRGTLRVGDIVVAGAEWGRVRALVSDIGAAMAEAAPSVPVEVLGFNGTPEAGDRVAVVENEARAREITEYRERQKRENAAVRLSTGRGSLADMMAAVKAGSGARELPLVVKADVQGSLEAIIGALDKVGNDEVKARVIHSGVGGITESDITLAEASGAAVIGFNVRAHKEAREAAERTGTEIRYYNIIYNLVDDVKGVLSGLLAPTLREEFLGNAQILEVFNISKVGKVAGCRVTDGHVERGANVRLIRDNVVIHEGKLSTLKRFKDEVREVQVGQECGMAFENYQDMRAGDVIECYRVEEIKRTL, encoded by the coding sequence ATGGTGCTGCGCACCCTCTCGAACGAAGAAATGGACGCCCGTACGCGTGTGCTCGCCGAAGCCCGGGTCCGCGAAGCCGAGGATCGCAAGCGTGCGGCCGAGGAAGCCGTCCGCCGCGCGGCCGAGGAAGCGCGCCGCGAGGAAGAGCGCCTGGCTGCGGAAGTCCGCAAGCGCGAAGAGGACGAGCGTCACCGCCGCGAGGAGGAGACGCGCCGCCGCGCCGAGGCCGAAGCCCGCCGTCATCTCGGGGAAGCCACGCCCGCTTCGCGCGATGCCGCAGCCGCACGGCCGGCCGGTGAGCGCCGCGACGGCCCGAGCGACCGCTTCGGCGACCGTCGTCCCCCCCGCGAGGGCGGCACCGGTCCCGGTACCAGCTTCGCCGATCGCCGGCCCCGCGAAGGCGGTGCTGCGCCCTTCGGCGACCGGCGTCCCGCCCGTGAGGGCGGCACCGGTCCCGGTACCAGCTTCGCCGATCGCCGGCCCCGCGAAGGCGGCGCCGCGCCCTTCGGCGACCGGCGCCCCGTCCGCGAGGGCGGCACCGGTCCCAGCACCGGCTTCGCCGATCGCCGGCCCCGCGAAGGCGGCGCCGCTCCCTTCGGCGACCGGCGTCCGTCCGGCACCGGCTTCGGTGCCAATCGCGGCGGCTTCGCCGCGCCGGCCGAGCCGGCGATCACGCCTCCGGCGGGCCGCAATGTCGGCGGGCCGAGCCGCGCCCGCGCCGTCACCGGCGACGACGACGAGAATCGCGGCGTGCGCCGCGGCCCTGGCGCGGCGGGACGCGGCGGTGCCGCCGCTCCCAAGCGCGAAGCCACGCCGCGCGCCGGCGAAGCCAAGGTCCGAGGCCGCCTGACGGTCACCAGCGCGACCGGCGGCGACGACGAGCGCACGCGTTCGGTCGCCTCGTTCCGCCGCCGCACGCAGCGCATGACAGGCCATCGCCCTGTTGAGGCGAAGGAAAAGATCATGCGCGAAGTGGTGATCCCGGAGGCGATCACGATCCAGGAACTTGCCAACCGCATGTCGGAACGCGCGGTCGACGTCATCCGCCTGCTGATGAGGCAGGGCGAGATGAAGAAGATCAACGACGTCATCGACGCCGATACCGCGCAGCTCATCGTGGAAGAACTCGGCCACACCGCCAAGCGCGTGTCGGAAGCCGACGTCGAGGAAGGCCTGTTCGCCGCGGCCGACATCGACGATCATCTCGAGCCGCGTCCGCCCGTCGTCACCATCATGGGCCATGTCGATCACGGCAAGACCTCGCTGCTCGACGCGATCCGCTCGGCCAATGTCGTCTCCGGCGAAGCCGGCGGCATCACCCAGCATATCGGTGCCTATCAGGTGACCTCGCCGCTCGGCGGCAAGATCACCTTCATCGACACGCCGGGCCACGCCGCCTTCACGGCGATGCGTGCCCGCGGCGCCAAGGTGACGGATATCGTCGTGCTGGTGGTCGCCGCCGATGACGGCGTCATGCCGCAGACGGTGGAAGCCATCAATCACGCGGCTGCCGCCAAGGTGCCGATGATCGTGGCGATCAACAAGATCGACAAGCCCGACGCCCGGCCCGAGCGCGTGCGCACGGAATTGCTGCAGCACAACGTGCAGGTCGAAAGCATGGGCGGCGAGACGCTGGAGGTCGAGGTTTCGGCCAAGCAGCATCTCAACCTCGACAAGCTGCTGGAGGCGATCCAGCTGCAGGCCGAGCTCCTCAACCTGCAGGCCAATCCAGACCGGCCGGCCGAGGGCACGGTGATCGAGGCCAAGCTCGACCGCGGTCGCGGCCCCGTCGCCACCGTGCTGGTGCAGCGCGGCACGCTCCGGGTCGGCGACATCGTCGTCGCCGGCGCCGAATGGGGCCGCGTGCGCGCCCTCGTCAGCGATATCGGCGCGGCGATGGCGGAGGCGGCACCCTCGGTTCCCGTCGAGGTCCTCGGCTTCAACGGCACGCCGGAGGCGGGCGACCGCGTCGCGGTGGTCGAGAACGAGGCCCGCGCCCGTGAGATCACGGAATATCGCGAGCGTCAGAAGCGCGAGAACGCCGCCGTCCGCCTGTCGACGGGCCGTGGTTCGCTCGCCGACATGATGGCGGCCGTCAAGGCCGGCTCGGGCGCCCGCGAATTGCCGCTGGTCGTCAAGGCCGACGTGCAGGGCTCTCTCGAAGCGATCATCGGCGCCCTCGACAAGGTGGGCAACGACGAGGTGAAGGCCCGCGTCATCCATTCGGGTGTCGGCGGCATCACCGAATCGGACATCACCCTGGCCGAGGCGTCCGGCGCCGCGGTCATCGGCTTCAACGTGCGCGCCCACAAGGAAGCGCGCGAGGCGGCCGAGCGCACGGGCACCGAGATCCGCTACTACAACATCATCTACAACCTCGTGGACGATGTGAAGGGCGTGCTCTCCGGCCTGCTCGCACCGACCCTGCGCGAGGAATTCCTCGGCAATGCGCAGATCCTCGAAGTGTTCAACATCTCGAAGGTCGGCAAGGTCGCGGGCTGCCGCGTCACCGACGGCCATGTCGAACGCGGCGCCAATGTCCGCCTGATCCGCGACAATGTCGTCATTCACGAAGGCAAGCTCTCGACGCTTAAGCGTTTCAAGGACGAGGTCCGGGAAGTGCAGGTCGGCCAGGAGTGCGGCATGGCCTTCGAGAACTATCAGGACATGCGCGCCGGCGACGTTATCGAGTGCTATCGCGTCGAGGAGATCAAGCGTACGCTCTGA
- the truB gene encoding tRNA pseudouridine(55) synthase TruB, which yields MNAPRSTKVEVDGWVILDKPVGMTSTQGVAVVKRIFNAKKAGHAGTLDPLASGLLPIALGEATKTVPYVMDGRKVYRFTVAWGVETNTDDTEGEAVATSDKRPERGDIEALLPRYTGVISQVPPKFSAIKIDGERAYDLARDGEEVELAARQIEIHRLVIAASSPDSTTFEAECGKGTYVRALARDLGRDLGCYGHVIDLRRAVVGTFDEEDAVTPDELRAMKDGLDGFAPVQNALLPVETALEALPTLAVSQHDASRLARGQSVLLRGRDAPVFEGTAAVMSGGTLIALAELERGELMPRRIFRLAAPRA from the coding sequence ATGAACGCTCCCCGCTCCACCAAGGTCGAGGTCGACGGCTGGGTCATCCTCGACAAGCCGGTCGGCATGACGTCGACCCAGGGCGTCGCCGTCGTCAAACGCATTTTCAACGCCAAGAAGGCCGGCCATGCCGGCACGCTCGACCCGCTCGCCTCCGGCCTGCTGCCGATCGCCCTCGGCGAAGCCACCAAGACCGTTCCCTATGTCATGGACGGGCGCAAGGTCTACCGCTTCACGGTGGCCTGGGGCGTGGAGACCAACACCGACGACACCGAGGGCGAGGCCGTCGCGACCTCCGACAAGCGGCCGGAACGCGGGGATATCGAGGCGCTCCTGCCCCGCTATACCGGCGTCATCAGCCAGGTGCCGCCCAAATTCTCGGCGATCAAGATCGATGGCGAGCGCGCCTACGACCTGGCCCGCGACGGCGAGGAGGTCGAGCTCGCCGCCCGCCAGATCGAGATCCACCGGCTCGTCATCGCCGCCTCTTCGCCCGACTCCACCACCTTCGAAGCCGAATGCGGCAAGGGCACCTATGTGCGCGCGCTCGCACGCGACCTCGGACGCGACCTCGGCTGCTACGGCCACGTCATCGACCTGCGCCGCGCCGTCGTCGGCACCTTCGACGAGGAAGACGCGGTGACGCCGGACGAGCTGCGGGCGATGAAGGACGGCCTCGACGGCTTCGCGCCGGTACAGAACGCCCTGCTGCCGGTCGAGACCGCCCTCGAGGCGCTGCCGACGCTGGCGGTGTCGCAGCATGACGCCAGCCGCCTCGCGCGGGGCCAGAGCGTGCTCCTGCGCGGACGCGACGCCCCGGTGTTCGAGGGGACGGCCGCGGTGATGTCCGGCGGCACGCTGATCGCGCTCGCGGAACTGGAGCGGGGCGAATTGATGCCGCGGCGAATCTTCAGGCTCGCGGCGCCGCGAGCCTGA
- the pstB gene encoding phosphate ABC transporter ATP-binding protein PstB, with protein MSSSSNASIAVADRPALDPNAAIKLKVEALDFFYGDKHALKGINLDMGERRVTAMIGPSGCGKSTLLRVLNRMYDLYPGQRAEGKVLLDGQNVIGKEIDPAVLRARIGMVFQKPTPFPMSIYDNIAFGVRLHESIGKADMDKRVEWCLTKAALWNEVKDRLNTSALGLSGGQQQRLCIARTIAVKPEVVLLDEPTSALDPISTAKIEELIDELKRDFTIVIVTHNMQQAARCADVTAFFYLGNLIEAGPTNKIFTRPDDSRTQDYITGRFG; from the coding sequence ATGTCCTCTTCTTCCAACGCCTCGATTGCGGTTGCCGACCGTCCCGCCCTCGATCCGAATGCAGCGATCAAGCTCAAGGTCGAAGCCCTCGACTTCTTCTACGGCGACAAGCATGCGCTCAAGGGCATCAATCTCGACATGGGCGAACGCCGTGTCACCGCCATGATCGGCCCGTCGGGTTGCGGCAAGTCGACCCTCCTGCGCGTCCTCAACCGGATGTATGATCTCTATCCGGGCCAGCGCGCCGAGGGAAAGGTGCTGCTCGACGGCCAGAACGTCATCGGCAAGGAAATCGACCCCGCCGTGCTGCGGGCGCGCATCGGCATGGTGTTCCAGAAGCCGACGCCCTTCCCGATGTCGATCTATGACAATATCGCCTTCGGCGTGCGCCTGCACGAGAGTATCGGCAAGGCCGATATGGACAAGCGCGTGGAGTGGTGCCTGACCAAGGCCGCCCTCTGGAACGAGGTCAAGGACCGGCTCAACACGTCGGCGCTCGGCCTGTCCGGCGGCCAGCAGCAGCGCCTGTGCATCGCCCGCACCATCGCGGTGAAGCCGGAAGTGGTCCTTCTTGACGAGCCGACCTCCGCCCTCGATCCGATCTCGACCGCCAAGATCGAAGAGCTGATCGACGAGTTGAAGCGGGATTTCACCATCGTCATCGTCACGCACAACATGCAGCAGGCCGCACGCTGCGCCGACGTGACGGCGTTCTTCTATCTCGGCAATCTCATCGAAGCCGGGCCGACCAACAAGATCTTCACCAGGCCCGACGACAGCCGCACGCAGGATTACATCACGGGCCGCTTCGGCTGA
- the ppk2 gene encoding polyphosphate kinase 2 — protein sequence MTKQGKTKQRGGKKEGSGLAAAIAAFHIDDAELAPEIERAAFASGGYPHAGKLGGSLYKAQLLALQIELQKAQTWVEEQGERVVIVFEGRDAAGKGGSIHRFTQHLNSRLVRIAALPKPSPAELGQWYFQRYVTHMPTRGEIVIFDRSWYNRGGVEPVLGFCKPEQTKQFLHEAPHFEAMLARDGIRLFKLFLTIGQAMQLKRLHARRADPLKRWKLSEVDYKAVEKWEPYSQAYDTMLEQTDTVDAPWTIVKGNDKRRTRLAVIRRVLADLPYPDKDEKLVGGQDDSIVLSAGQFLARGGEG from the coding sequence ATGACAAAGCAGGGGAAGACAAAGCAGCGGGGAGGAAAGAAGGAAGGGAGCGGTCTGGCGGCGGCGATCGCCGCCTTCCATATCGACGACGCCGAGCTCGCGCCCGAAATCGAGCGGGCCGCCTTCGCCTCCGGCGGCTATCCCCATGCCGGCAAGCTCGGGGGCTCCCTCTACAAGGCGCAGCTCCTGGCCCTGCAGATCGAGCTCCAGAAGGCGCAGACCTGGGTCGAGGAGCAAGGGGAACGGGTGGTGATCGTGTTCGAGGGACGCGATGCCGCCGGCAAGGGCGGTTCCATCCACCGTTTCACCCAGCACCTCAATTCGCGCCTCGTGCGCATCGCCGCGCTGCCCAAGCCGTCGCCGGCAGAGCTGGGACAATGGTATTTCCAGCGCTACGTCACGCATATGCCGACACGCGGCGAGATCGTCATCTTCGACCGCTCCTGGTACAACCGCGGCGGCGTCGAGCCGGTCCTGGGGTTCTGCAAGCCCGAGCAGACCAAGCAGTTCCTGCATGAGGCGCCCCATTTCGAGGCCATGCTGGCGCGTGACGGCATACGTCTGTTCAAGCTCTTCCTCACCATCGGTCAGGCCATGCAGCTCAAACGCCTCCATGCCCGTCGCGCCGATCCGCTGAAGCGGTGGAAATTGTCCGAGGTGGACTACAAGGCCGTCGAAAAATGGGAGCCCTATTCGCAGGCCTACGACACCATGCTGGAGCAGACCGACACCGTCGACGCGCCCTGGACCATCGTCAAGGGCAACGACAAGCGCCGGACGCGGCTGGCGGTGATCCGCCGGGTGCTGGCGGACCTGCCCTATCCGGACAAGGACGAGAAGCTGGTGGGGGGACAGGACGACAGCATCGTTCTGTCGGCGGGGCAGTTCCTCGCGCGGGGCGGGGAGGGATAG
- the pstA gene encoding phosphate ABC transporter permease PstA: MDRLARRRSVDYTMKAISSAFAVISLIALAWILFTLLQRGLPALSSDIFTKAISDGGLLNAIVGSLLMVALALVIGAPIGIMAGTYLAEAGRGSRFAAAVRFINDILLSAPSILIGLFVYQMVVVPTGGFSGWSGVVALAIIIMPVVVRTTEDMLSLVPIGLREAAFALGAPMWKVIVSVTWRAARTGIVTGILLSLARAAGETAPLLFTAFGNPNLTFDLGQAFPSLPAAINQLAQVPDPAQVSIAWAGALLITAGVLALNIITRVVLAPKK; this comes from the coding sequence ATGGACCGCCTCGCACGCCGCCGTTCCGTCGACTACACGATGAAGGCCATATCCAGCGCCTTCGCCGTGATCTCGCTGATCGCGCTCGCCTGGATTCTGTTCACTCTGCTCCAGCGCGGCCTCCCCGCCTTGAGCAGCGATATCTTCACCAAGGCCATTTCCGACGGCGGCCTGCTCAACGCCATCGTCGGCAGCCTTCTGATGGTGGCCCTCGCTCTGGTGATCGGCGCGCCGATCGGCATCATGGCCGGCACCTATCTGGCCGAGGCCGGACGCGGCAGCCGCTTCGCCGCGGCGGTGCGCTTCATCAACGACATCCTGCTCTCGGCCCCCTCGATCCTGATCGGCCTGTTCGTCTACCAGATGGTGGTGGTGCCGACCGGCGGGTTCTCCGGCTGGTCGGGCGTCGTGGCGCTTGCCATCATCATCATGCCGGTCGTCGTCCGCACCACGGAGGACATGCTGTCGCTGGTGCCGATCGGCCTGCGCGAGGCCGCCTTCGCCCTGGGCGCGCCGATGTGGAAGGTGATCGTATCGGTGACGTGGCGGGCGGCCCGCACGGGCATCGTGACGGGCATCCTGCTCTCGCTGGCCCGCGCCGCCGGCGAGACCGCCCCGCTGCTCTTCACCGCCTTCGGCAACCCGAACCTGACATTCGATCTCGGCCAGGCTTTCCCAAGCCTTCCGGCCGCCATCAACCAGCTCGCCCAGGTGCCGGATCCGGCGCAGGTCTCGATCGCCTGGGCCGGCGCGCTCCTCATCACTGCCGGCGTCCTGGCCCTGAACATCATCACCCGCGTCGTGCTCGCCCCCAAGAAATGA
- the pstS gene encoding phosphate ABC transporter substrate-binding protein PstS, protein MKLSFLALAASVALSSTIAATTAYAADITGAGGTFPAPVYNAWASEYKAKTGNAVNYQAIGSGGGQTQITNRTVDFGASDAPMAPEKLVSAKILQFPTVVGAIVPIVNLDGISSDQLQLDGDLIAQIYLGKITKWNDPAIAALNKGVTLPDLDIAPVYRSDGSGTTFVFTSYLAGVSPDWKSNVGAATSVQWAAGSGAKGNDGVAASVKNTKGAIGYVEYAYAAENHLTTTELKNKAGKVLKPSLETFKAAAAKADWKNAKDFAVSMVNVDGDNSWPIVSTTFILLPKDPKDAAKSAAVMKFFEWAYKDGAPAAEKLHYITLPKEVVTSIHSAWKAEVKGPDGKPVLTN, encoded by the coding sequence GTGAAGCTTTCATTCCTTGCGCTGGCGGCTTCTGTCGCGCTTTCGAGCACGATCGCTGCGACCACCGCCTATGCTGCCGACATCACCGGTGCCGGCGGCACCTTCCCGGCCCCCGTCTACAATGCGTGGGCTTCCGAATACAAAGCCAAGACCGGCAACGCGGTGAACTATCAGGCGATCGGCTCGGGCGGCGGTCAGACGCAGATCACCAACCGTACCGTCGATTTCGGCGCTTCCGACGCCCCGATGGCGCCGGAGAAGCTCGTCTCCGCCAAGATCCTGCAGTTCCCCACGGTCGTCGGCGCCATCGTGCCGATCGTCAACCTGGACGGCATCTCCTCCGACCAGCTCCAACTCGACGGCGACCTCATCGCCCAGATCTATCTCGGCAAGATCACCAAGTGGAACGACCCGGCGATCGCCGCGCTCAACAAGGGCGTGACGCTGCCGGATCTCGACATCGCTCCCGTCTATCGTTCGGACGGATCGGGCACGACCTTCGTGTTCACCTCCTATCTGGCCGGCGTCAGCCCTGACTGGAAGTCCAATGTCGGCGCCGCCACCTCGGTGCAGTGGGCCGCGGGCTCGGGCGCCAAGGGCAATGACGGCGTCGCCGCCTCGGTCAAGAACACCAAGGGCGCCATCGGCTATGTCGAATACGCCTATGCCGCCGAAAACCACCTGACGACCACTGAACTGAAGAACAAGGCCGGCAAGGTCCTCAAGCCGAGCCTCGAGACCTTCAAGGCGGCCGCCGCCAAGGCCGACTGGAAGAACGCGAAGGATTTCGCCGTTTCCATGGTCAATGTCGACGGCGACAATTCCTGGCCGATCGTCTCCACCACCTTCATCCTGCTGCCGAAGGATCCCAAGGACGCGGCGAAGTCGGCTGCGGTCATGAAGTTCTTCGAATGGGCCTACAAGGACGGCGCTCCGGCCGCCGAGAAGCTCCATTACATCACGCTGCCGAAGGAAGTCGTGACCTCGATCCATTCCGCCTGGAAGGCCGAGGTCAAGGGTCCCGACGGCAAGCCCGTCCTCACCAACTAA
- the phoU gene encoding phosphate signaling complex protein PhoU, producing the protein MSDHIVTSFDQELRELRNMIAEMGGYAEKSVADSVEALLKRDTLRAQAVIELDLSIDRLQRQVEDRAILVIAKRGPLALDLREIVSALRVANDLERIGDLGKNVAKRVVAINGHMQPVQLFGGFDHMADLVLEQLKQVLDAFAQRNVEEALSVWRSDGEIDAMYTSLFRELLTYMMEDPRNIGFCTHLLFCAKNIERIGDHATNIAETVHYLVTGESPAGERPKNDTSTSLVDLPIPVK; encoded by the coding sequence ATGTCCGACCACATCGTTACGTCCTTCGATCAGGAATTGCGGGAACTGCGCAACATGATCGCCGAAATGGGCGGCTATGCCGAAAAGAGCGTAGCCGACAGCGTCGAGGCCTTGCTCAAGCGGGACACCCTGCGGGCGCAGGCCGTGATCGAGCTCGATCTCAGCATCGACCGGCTGCAGCGTCAGGTCGAGGACCGCGCCATCCTCGTCATTGCCAAGCGCGGCCCCCTCGCCCTCGACCTGCGCGAGATCGTCTCGGCCCTGCGCGTGGCCAACGACCTCGAGCGCATCGGCGATCTCGGCAAGAACGTCGCCAAGCGCGTGGTCGCCATCAACGGCCACATGCAGCCGGTGCAGCTGTTCGGCGGCTTCGATCACATGGCCGATCTGGTGCTCGAGCAGCTCAAGCAGGTTCTCGACGCCTTCGCCCAGCGCAATGTCGAGGAGGCCCTGTCCGTCTGGCGCTCCGACGGCGAGATCGACGCGATGTACACCTCGCTCTTCCGCGAATTGCTGACCTACATGATGGAGGATCCGCGCAATATCGGCTTCTGCACCCATCTGCTGTTCTGCGCCAAGAACATCGAGCGGATCGGCGACCACGCCACCAACATCGCGGAAACCGTGCATTATCTCGTCACCGGCGAATCGCCGGCCGGCGAACGCCCGAAGAACGACACCAGCACCTCGCTGGTCGACCTGCCCATTCCCGTCAAGTGA
- the pstC gene encoding phosphate ABC transporter permease subunit PstC, protein MDRGAVASEVARGAPSPGARHVPGAGLDPIFKAALYGCSGLILILLASIVVLLFYGGWPALSHFGPSFYWSTVWNPVTENFGAGVMIYGTLFTGILALIIAMPMSFGIAFFLTEIAPVSLRRPIGMAIQLLAAVPSIIFGMWGVVVVVPLMAAYVEPPLIALFSHIPVLTYLFKGPASGLGMLTAGIILAFMVIPFITAMFVEIIEAVPTMLKESAYGVGCTTYEVFRNVSVPYGRTALVGATMLGFGRALGETMAVTYVIGNANRISASLFASGSTIASTIANEFPDAPAGSLRNQSLLELGFVLFVISFIVLAISRLLVRTGVK, encoded by the coding sequence ATGGACAGGGGTGCCGTCGCATCCGAAGTCGCCCGGGGCGCCCCCTCGCCCGGTGCGAGACATGTGCCTGGCGCAGGTCTCGACCCCATCTTCAAGGCAGCCCTCTATGGCTGCAGCGGCCTGATCCTGATCCTGCTGGCCTCGATCGTCGTGCTGCTGTTCTATGGCGGCTGGCCGGCCCTGTCGCATTTCGGCCCGAGCTTCTACTGGTCGACGGTGTGGAATCCGGTCACCGAGAATTTCGGCGCCGGCGTCATGATCTACGGCACGCTGTTCACCGGCATCCTGGCGCTGATCATCGCCATGCCGATGTCCTTCGGCATCGCCTTCTTCCTGACGGAGATCGCCCCGGTCAGCCTGCGCCGCCCGATCGGCATGGCGATCCAGCTTCTCGCCGCCGTGCCGTCCATCATCTTCGGCATGTGGGGCGTAGTGGTCGTGGTGCCGCTGATGGCCGCCTATGTCGAACCGCCGCTGATCGCGCTGTTCTCGCACATACCGGTGCTCACCTATCTCTTCAAGGGGCCGGCCAGCGGCCTCGGCATGCTCACCGCCGGCATCATCCTCGCCTTCATGGTGATCCCCTTCATCACCGCGATGTTCGTGGAGATCATCGAAGCCGTCCCGACGATGCTGAAGGAATCGGCCTATGGCGTGGGATGCACCACCTATGAGGTGTTCCGCAACGTCTCGGTGCCCTATGGGCGCACTGCCCTGGTCGGCGCCACCATGCTCGGCTTCGGCCGCGCGCTGGGCGAGACCATGGCCGTCACCTATGTGATCGGCAACGCCAACCGCATCTCGGCCTCGCTGTTCGCCTCCGGCTCGACCATCGCCTCGACCATCGCCAATGAATTCCCGGACGCACCGGCCGGCTCGCTGCGCAACCAGTCGCTGCTCGAACTCGGCTTCGTGCTCTTCGTGATCTCCTTCATCGTGCTCGCGATCTCCCGCCTGCTCGTTCGCACCGGCGTCAAATAG
- the rbfA gene encoding 30S ribosome-binding factor RbfA, producing MPRLTPSSSKAPSQRQLRIAELIRHAVAETLTRGEIIDDVLTRHVITVPEVRMSPDLKVATVYVMPLGGQDGEAVIKALAANAKFLRGLVARRVVTKFVPNFRFQLDTTFDYADKVDGILRKAEVSRDLEQKLPNSEPDEE from the coding sequence ATGCCACGTCTCACCCCTTCTTCCTCCAAGGCTCCGTCGCAGCGGCAATTGCGCATCGCGGAACTGATCCGCCACGCCGTCGCCGAGACCCTGACGCGCGGTGAGATCATCGACGACGTGCTCACCCGCCACGTCATCACCGTCCCCGAAGTCAGGATGTCTCCCGATCTCAAGGTGGCGACCGTCTATGTCATGCCTCTGGGGGGACAGGACGGCGAAGCGGTCATCAAGGCGCTGGCGGCCAACGCCAAGTTCCTGCGCGGGCTGGTGGCCCGGCGTGTGGTCACGAAGTTCGTGCCGAATTTCCGCTTCCAGCTCGACACCACCTTCGACTACGCCGACAAGGTCGACGGCATCCTGCGCAAGGCCGAGGTCAGCCGCGACCTGGAGCAGAAATTGCCGAATTCGGAGCCCGACGAGGAATGA
- a CDS encoding ATP-binding protein — translation MGSNTTILHQLWARRWLLLASSLVLASFVLWDGVSLWHGLAGWAIIVGIAGLLPQGGAHDDGSLPPQPADGPKPSFEALVSAIPDPVIVLDANLAVRHFNRHARDLVPNLRVSEALTFALRVPELIDAIRLATESGASRLIQYAERVPVDRAVEAQISTIAGAAGKTDFVVIVLRDVTQRQRVEQMRVDFVANASHELRTPLASLLGFVETLQGPARNDAAAREKFLDIMRAQANRMSRLIDDLLSLSRIELNAHVRPDKPIDLNIVVGHVADTLAPLAEDRGVALTIDKRLPALEVLGERDELIRVFENLVENAIKYGASGGKVEITLESQPRARGKGAEAVVTVRDYGPGIEAEHVPRLTERFYRVDVAKSREKGGTGLGLAIVKHIVARHRGRLVIESVPGEGAAFSVRIDQLG, via the coding sequence GTGGGCTCGAACACGACCATTCTGCATCAGCTCTGGGCGCGCCGATGGCTGCTCCTGGCGTCGTCGCTCGTCCTGGCCAGCTTCGTGCTGTGGGACGGGGTCAGTCTGTGGCACGGGCTGGCGGGCTGGGCGATCATCGTGGGCATTGCCGGCCTGCTGCCGCAAGGCGGCGCGCATGACGACGGCTCGCTGCCGCCTCAGCCGGCGGACGGCCCCAAGCCTTCCTTCGAAGCGCTCGTCTCGGCCATACCGGACCCCGTCATCGTGCTCGACGCCAATCTCGCCGTCCGGCACTTCAACCGCCATGCCCGCGACCTGGTGCCCAATCTCAGGGTGTCGGAAGCGCTGACCTTCGCCCTGCGCGTCCCCGAGCTGATCGACGCCATCCGCCTCGCCACCGAAAGCGGCGCCAGCCGGCTGATCCAATATGCCGAACGCGTTCCCGTCGACCGCGCGGTCGAGGCGCAGATATCCACGATCGCCGGCGCCGCGGGAAAGACCGATTTCGTGGTGATCGTCCTGCGCGACGTCACCCAGCGCCAGCGGGTGGAGCAGATGCGCGTCGATTTCGTCGCCAATGCCAGCCATGAGCTGCGAACGCCCCTGGCCTCCCTGCTCGGCTTCGTCGAGACGCTGCAGGGCCCGGCCCGCAACGACGCGGCGGCGCGCGAGAAATTCCTCGACATCATGCGCGCGCAGGCCAACCGCATGTCGCGCCTCATCGACGACCTCCTGTCGCTCTCGCGCATCGAGCTCAACGCCCATGTCCGACCGGACAAGCCGATCGACCTCAACATCGTCGTCGGCCATGTCGCCGACACGCTGGCGCCGCTGGCGGAAGATCGGGGTGTGGCGCTGACGATCGACAAGCGCCTTCCCGCCCTGGAAGTCCTCGGCGAACGCGACGAGCTGATTCGGGTGTTCGAGAACCTCGTCGAGAACGCGATCAAATATGGTGCGTCCGGCGGCAAGGTCGAGATCACCCTGGAATCGCAGCCCCGCGCCCGCGGCAAGGGCGCCGAGGCGGTGGTGACGGTGCGCGACTACGGCCCCGGCATCGAGGCCGAGCACGTGCCTCGCCTGACCGAGCGTTTCTATCGCGTCGACGTGGCGAAATCACGCGAGAAGGGCGGCACAGGCCTCGGCCTGGCCATCGTCAAGCATATCGTGGCGCGCCATCGCGGCCGCCTGGTGATCGAAAGCGTACCGGGCGAGGGAGCCGCCTTCTCCGTCCGCATCGACCAGCTCGGATAA